The following proteins come from a genomic window of Amblyraja radiata isolate CabotCenter1 unplaced genomic scaffold, sAmbRad1.1.pri S117, whole genome shotgun sequence:
- the LOC116969163 gene encoding zinc finger protein 2 homolog, translated as MAGHNKEKRYECDVCGKAWRYPSELEAHRRVHTGERPFDCTECGKSFKTTSDLKVHQRVHTGERPYGCSTCGRSFTQLSGLREHQLGHSSEWPFTCSDCGKGFKSSPVLKAHRRLHTGERPYTCTLCGKGFTHSKNLLVHQRRHTGERPYTCTQCGNGYSRSSSLLVHQRTHTGERPYICTQCGKGFTRSTHLLSHQRVHSGERPFGCSDCGKDFKDAQQLKNHQRVHTGEKPHGCSTCGKSFARSSGLCQHRRVHSGERPFTCSDCGKGFKSSAHLKVHRSLHTGERPYTCSDCGMGFTQSTRLLEHQRTHIGECP; from the coding sequence atggcggggcacaacaaggagaagcgttatgagtgtgatgtgtgtggcaaggcctggcggtacccgagcgagctggagGCGCACCGACGGgttcacacgggagaacgcccctttgactgcacagagtgcggcaagagcttcaagacgacgAGTGACCTGAAGGTCCACCAGcgagtgcacacgggcgagaggccctatggctgctccacctgtggcaggagctttacccagttgtcggggctgcgggagcaccagttgGGGCACAGCAGTGAGTGGcctttcacctgctccgactgcggcaaaggcttcaagtcttcGCCGGTACTGAAGGCGCataggcgcctgcacaccggggagcgcccttACACCTGCACcctgtgcggcaagggcttcacccactccaaaaACCTGCTGGTCCACCAGCGCcgccacaccggtgagcgcccctacacctgcacccagtgcggcaacggCTACTcccgctccagcagcctgctggtgcaccagcgcactcacaccggcgagcgcccctacatctgcacccagtgtggcaagggattTACCCGCTCCACacatctgctgtcccaccagcgggtgcactccGGTGAGCGGCCCTTTGGCTGCTCTGATTGCGGCAAGGATTTCAAGGATGCGCAACAGCTGAAGAACCACCAGcgagtgcacacgggcgagaagccccatggctgctccacctgcggcaagagctttgcccggtcGTCGGGGCTATGccagcaccggcgggtgcacagcggtgagcggcccttcacctgttcTGACTGCGGCAAAGGTTTCAAGTCGTCTGctcacctgaaggtgcacaggagcCTGCACACCggagagcggccctacacctgcagcgactgtggcATGGGCTTTACCCAGTCCACCAGGCTGctagagcaccagcgcacccacatcgGCGAGTGCCCCtaa